TGGCGTACCCGAAGGGATACTGCTCGACGTTGTATCCGGTGACGACCCCGAAGACGCCGGGCAAGGCCTCGGCCGCGCGGGTGTCGATCCGCTTGATGCGGGCGTGGGGCACGGGCGTCCGGAGGATCTTGCCCCACGCCATGCCGGGCACTTCGAGATCCGGCAGGTAGCGCACCGCGCCGGTCACCTTCTCGACGGCGTCGAGCTTGGGGACGCGCGTGCCGATGACCTTGAACGGCGTGGTCGGCATTCGCTCCCTCAGTGGACCGGCCGCCCGCGCATTCGCTGGGCCGCCACCTCGACCGCCTTGATGATCTTCGTGTAGCCGGTGCACCGGCAGAGGTTCCCTTCCAGCCCGGCCTGGATCTCCGCCTCGGTCGGGGCGGGATTCGCCTCGAGGAGGCCCGCCGCCGCCATGACCATGCCGGCCGTGCAGAATCCGCACTGGGCGCCGCCTTCCTCGAGGAAGCCCTGCTGCACTGGATGAAGGCTCGGCGGCGCGGCCCCTGACTGCGCCTGCCAGCGGGCGGCCAGGCCCTCGATCGTCGTCACCTCCCGGCCCTCGACGTCGAGGGCGAGCACGATGCACGCGGTATAGGGCTGGCCGTCGACGAGCACGGTACAGGCACCGCAGTCGCCCGTGTCGCAGGACAGGTTCGTCCCGGTGAGCCGGAGGTCCTCGCGGACGAACTCCAGCAGCGTCTGCGAGCTCGGGACCTCGCGCCGGACCCGCCGGCCATTGACGACGAGCTCGAGCGGATAGCGATCACTCATCTCGCAGCCTCTCGAGCCCGCGACGAACGAGCGCGCCCACCATCTCCCG
The Candidatus Methylomirabilota bacterium genome window above contains:
- a CDS encoding (2Fe-2S)-binding protein, encoding MSDRYPLELVVNGRRVRREVPSSQTLLEFVREDLRLTGTNLSCDTGDCGACTVLVDGQPYTACIVLALDVEGREVTTIEGLAARWQAQSGAAPPSLHPVQQGFLEEGGAQCGFCTAGMVMAAAGLLEANPAPTEAEIQAGLEGNLCRCTGYTKIIKAVEVAAQRMRGRPVH